The following coding sequences lie in one Chiroxiphia lanceolata isolate bChiLan1 chromosome 19, bChiLan1.pri, whole genome shotgun sequence genomic window:
- the COG1 gene encoding conserved oligomeric Golgi complex subunit 1 isoform X4 encodes MAVMAARGAEAEALFEAHTAAELREVERRLRAGIEQKREELRQMVGERYRDLIEAADTIAEMRRSAERLLGAVRGLQRGGSARPDPPATVRPPAQRGFYGAAAQLKLLLEVPEQVWGAVEGGRYLPAARLHLLGAHLRRQLQLDAPRARSSPVLARFPILLRQVAAASHLRSTILQESKALLRSRAVSDQAVAEALCAIMLLEDSSPRQALADFLLARKMAIQQLLNQPHHGAGIKAQVCSLMELLTTTLYQAHALFYTVPEGMSPDPALPCGLLFSTLESTTGQHPAGRGGVLEEDLKLSSWFKYLPESVVEFQPALRTLAHPISQEHLRETLQQWISMCSDDIRAGVSSLLVYVRSMKGLAGIRDAVWELLSSESGSHSWEAVCRRLLDRPVSLWEDLLQQLFLDRLQTLTKDGFDSISSSSKQLLALALQELEVKPGSSALSKQIQLEHNVALFLWSEGPGDLPADAAWVSVGQRGPFARSGLAMKAQALTPCVQSFCSALDSKLKARLDDLLSYLPAEPSVPKEPAVQPRSAFDRFADAGTVRGLLRDQCVACVQHVLGCVREELQSAQGLLGGQLGPPGDARLNAVLFMARLCQSLPELCPHLQRCVLGQEGGTDTVPKETRSNKKLGKGKAQEVTPEQAKWQGLKAELLQQSLLAYQIWSSAVTKSLVQCFTHTLLLDTAGSVLATATNWDEIEIQEETESGSSVTSKIRLPVQPSWHVQSLLFSLCQEVNRVGGHTLPKVTLQELLRTCMAEVLAAYQKLMEQKQEKKVDTFPLTQTRALQLLYDLRYLSIILTAKGEEGKPSRIKQDSGIEKVIDFLEGHIDPFDLDVFTPHLNSNLNRLVQRTSVLFGLLTGTENQYTSRSGALSSQELHNILPLASSQIRFGLLPLSMSSSRKSKSTARSTERVQWDAAL; translated from the exons ATGGCGGTGATGGCGGCGCGGGGCGCCGAAGCCGAGGCGCTGTTCGAGGCCCACACGGCGGCCGAGCTGCGCGAGGTGGAGCGGCGGCTGCGCGCCGGCATCGAGCAGAAGCGGGAGGAGCTGCGGCAGATGGTGGGCGAGCGCTACCGCGACCTCATCGAGGCGGCCGACACCATCGCCGAGATGCGGCGCAGCGCCGAGCGCCTGCTGGGCGCCGTGCGGGGGCTGCAGCGGGgcggctcggcccggcccgaCCCCCCGGCCACG GTTCGCCCCCCGGCCCAGCGCGGGTTCTATGGGGCGGCGGctcagctgaagctgctgctggaggtgccGGAGCAGGTCTGGGGGGCGGTGGAGGGGGGTCGGTACCTCCCGGCCGCCCGGCTCCACCTGCTGGGTGCCCACCTGCGccggcagctccagctggatgCCCCCCGCGCCCGGAGCAGCCCCGTCCTCGCCCGGTTCCCCATCCTGCTGCGCCAGGTGGCCGCCGCCAGCCACCTCAg ATCCACCATCCTGCAGGAGAGCAAGGCCCTGCTGCGGTCGCGGGCGGTGTCGGACCAGGCGGTGGCCGAGGCCCTGTGTGCCATCATGCTGCTGGAGGACAGCTCCCCACGCCAGGCCCTGGCTGACTTCCTCCTGGCCAGGAAAATGGccatccagcagctgctcaacCAGCCACACCACG GTGCAGGTATCAAGGCTCAGGTGTGTTCCCTGATGGAGCTGCTCACCACCACCCTGTACCAGGCTCACGCTCTGTTCTACACCGTGCCTGAGGGGATGTCCCCggacccagccctgccctgtgggTTGCTCTTCTCCACCCTGGAGAGCACCACAGGCCAGCACCCTGCAG GGAGAGGGGGGGTTCTGGAGGAGGACTTGAAGCTGAGCAGCTGGTTCAAGTACCTGCCGGAGTCTGTGGTGGAATTCCAGCCAGCCTTACGGACCCTGGCACACCCCATCAGCCAGGAGCACCTCAGGGAGACCCTGCAGCAGTGGATCAGCAT GTGCAGTGATGACATCAGGGCCGGGGTCAGCAGCCTGCTGGTGTACGTGAGGAGCATGAAGGGGCTGGCAGGGATCCGAGATGCCGTgtgggagctgctctccagcgagtcaggcagccacagctgggagGCCGTGTGCCGGCGGCTCCTGGACAGGCCCGTGTCCCTCTGGGAggacctgctgcagcagctcttcctggacaggctgcag ACTCTGACCAAAGACGGGTTCGACtccatctccagcagctccaagcaGCTGCTCGCTTTAGCCTTGCAGGAACTGGAAGTCAAACcgggcagctctgccctgagcaaGCAGATCCAGCTGGAGCACAACGTGGCGCTGTTCCTGTGGTCGGAGGGCCCCGGGGACCTGCCGGCGGACGCGGCGTGGGTGAGCGTGGGGCAGCGCGGGCCCTTCGCCCGCAGCGGGCTGGCCATGAAGGCGCAGGCGCTCACGCCGTGCGTGCAGAGCTTCTGCTCGGCCCTGGACTCCAAGctgaaggccaggctggatgacCTCCTGTCCTACCTCCCCGCGGAGCCCTCGGTGCCCAAGGAGCCGGCGGTGCAGCCGCGCTCCGCCTTCGACCGCTTCGCCGACGCCGGCACCGTGCGGGGGCTGCTGCGTGACCAGTGCGTCGCCTGCGTCCAGCACGTGCTGGGCTGCGTCAGGGAGGAGCTCCAGAGTGCCCAGGGCCTGCTGGGGGGGCAGCTGGGCCCCCCTGGCGATGCCCGGCTCAACGCCGTCCTGTTCatggccaggctgtgccagtcCCTGCCCGAGCTGTGCCCTCACCTGCAGCGCTGTGTCCTGGGCCAGGAGGGCGGCACGGACACGGTGCCCAAGGAAACGCGCTCCAACaaaaagctggggaaggggaaggccCAGGAAGTGACCCCCGAGCAGGCCAAGTGGCAGGGCCTGaaggcagagctcctgcagcagagcctgttGGCTTATCAGATCTGGAGCTCGGCTGTCACCAAG AGTCTGGTTCAGTGCTTCACCCACACGCTGCTGCTGGACACGGCTGGTTCTGTCCTGGCCACAGCCACCAACTGGGACGAAATTGAAATCCAGGAGGAAACGGAGTCTGGGAGCAGCGTAACGTCCAAGATCCGGCTGCCTGTGCAG ccctcctggcacgTCCAGTCCCTCCTGTtcagcctgtgccaggaggTGAACCGGGTGGGTGGCCACACTCTTCCCAAGGTgaccctgcaggagctgctgaggacCTGCATGGCAGAGGTGCTCGCTGCCTACCAAAAGCTCATGGAACAGAAGCAGGAGAAG AAGGTGGACACCTTCCCCCTGACCCAGACCAGAGCTCTGCAGTTGCTCTACGACCTGCGGTACCTCAGCATCATCCTGACGGCCAAGGGTGAGGAGGGGAAGCCCAGCAGGATCAAGCAGGACTCTGG GATCGAGAAGGTGATCGACTTCCTGGAGGGACACATCGATCCCTTCGACTTGGACGTTTTCACTCCACACCTGAACAGCAACTTGAACCGCCTGGTCCAGAGAACCTCC gtTCTCTTTGGTTTGCTGACGGGGACAGAGAACCAGTACACGAGCCGGAGCGGGGCACTgagctcccaggagctgcacaaCATCCTGCCCTTGGCATCCAGCCAGATCAG GTTTGGACTCCTGCCGCTGAGTATGTCGAGCTCACGGAAGAGCAAGTCCACTGCCAGGAGCACAGAGCGAGTCCAG TGGGACGCTGCCCTCTAA